A window of the Mucilaginibacter sp. cycad4 genome harbors these coding sequences:
- a CDS encoding glycosyltransferase family 1 protein has product MIIVNARFLTQKLTGAQRFAIEIAKRLKTMMPGVVFVAPLNVIHHELATQLNVIIIGKHKGVAWEQIDLPLYLKKINKPLLINLCNVAPLFYNNQVITIHDVAFLVNPQWFSKNFVRFYKFLIPQISKKAKLIFTVSEFSKAEIIKYLHVDATKIKVIYNGVSGLLSPIPVKTDYGEYVLTVGSIDKRKNIMNLAQAFGLIKHKGTKLIIVGDSNAIFNNAGNENLKAHQDIIFTGRVNDHELAGLYEEARLFVYPSLYEGFGIPPLEAMAHSCPTIVSDIDSLHEVCGDASIYVNPLNVTDIAKGIDLLFDDAVLRDTLVINGKQNIKRFSWETSARQIVNSITHLITPP; this is encoded by the coding sequence ATGATCATCGTTAATGCCCGCTTCCTTACCCAAAAACTCACAGGGGCACAGCGTTTCGCCATTGAAATAGCAAAGCGATTAAAAACAATGATGCCCGGCGTTGTCTTTGTAGCCCCATTGAATGTCATTCATCATGAACTTGCGACACAGCTTAATGTAATCATTATTGGGAAACATAAAGGAGTAGCATGGGAACAGATTGATTTGCCGCTGTATCTTAAAAAAATTAACAAACCGCTGCTTATTAATTTATGTAATGTTGCGCCGTTATTTTATAATAACCAGGTGATAACCATACATGACGTTGCCTTTTTAGTTAATCCCCAATGGTTCAGCAAAAATTTTGTAAGATTTTATAAATTTCTGATTCCGCAAATCAGCAAAAAAGCTAAGCTCATATTCACTGTCAGCGAATTTTCAAAAGCCGAAATTATAAAGTACCTCCATGTTGATGCCACAAAAATAAAGGTGATATATAATGGGGTATCCGGGCTCCTCTCTCCAATCCCAGTTAAAACAGATTATGGAGAATATGTATTAACTGTAGGCTCAATTGATAAACGTAAAAATATCATGAACCTTGCACAAGCTTTCGGGTTAATTAAGCATAAAGGTACTAAGCTTATAATAGTTGGCGATAGTAACGCCATTTTCAACAACGCGGGAAATGAAAATTTGAAAGCGCACCAGGACATTATATTTACCGGCCGGGTTAATGATCATGAACTGGCCGGTTTATATGAAGAAGCGCGGTTGTTTGTTTATCCAAGTTTATATGAAGGTTTCGGAATTCCGCCGCTTGAGGCAATGGCTCATAGCTGCCCAACAATAGTATCTGACATAGACAGTTTGCACGAAGTTTGCGGCGATGCCAGTATTTATGTAAACCCGCTTAATGTAACTGACATTGCAAAAGGTATCGATTTACTTTTTGATGATGCAGTATTACGCGACACTCTTGTTATAAACGGCAAACAAAATATAAAGCGGTTTAGCTGGGAAACTTCGGCCAGGCAAATTGTCAATTCCATTACTCATTTAATTACACCACCTTGA
- a CDS encoding glycosyltransferase family 4 protein, producing MKVALVHEWLTVIGGSENVFKEIAALYSDADIYTLVAREETIVKLGLSGHKINTSFIQKLPFAKTKYRAYLPLFPLAIEQFDLSSYDLIISSSHAVAKGALTNSNQMHICYCHSPIRYAWDLHHQYLKESGLNKGLKGFIAKYLLHRIRNWDIISTNRVDHFIANSNYIARRIKKIYGRESTVIYPNVATEDFLPAYEKKDYYVTCSRFVPYKKIDLIVQAFAQMPDKKLYVIGEGPDFKKVSKLTTPNTILLGYQPFDILKKYLADAKAFVFAAEEDFGILPVEAQACGTPVIAFGKGGALESVVENKTGIFFYEQSAWAIKDAVERFEVNESLFNYKEIARHASCFSTDIFKNELLIYINNKIQNKMKNN from the coding sequence TTGAAAGTTGCATTAGTACACGAATGGCTTACCGTAATTGGTGGCTCTGAAAACGTTTTTAAAGAAATTGCCGCATTATATTCCGATGCGGATATTTATACGCTTGTAGCCCGCGAGGAAACCATTGTTAAGCTTGGCCTTTCCGGGCATAAGATAAACACTTCTTTTATTCAGAAACTGCCATTTGCAAAAACTAAATACCGGGCCTACCTGCCTTTATTTCCTTTGGCTATTGAGCAGTTTGATTTATCAAGCTATGATCTGATTATATCATCCTCACACGCTGTGGCTAAAGGAGCTTTAACCAATTCAAACCAAATGCATATCTGTTATTGCCATTCGCCGATACGCTATGCATGGGACCTTCATCATCAATATTTAAAAGAATCAGGATTGAATAAAGGTTTAAAAGGATTTATAGCGAAATACCTGCTGCACCGCATAAGGAACTGGGATATTATAAGCACCAACAGGGTTGATCATTTTATCGCCAATTCAAATTACATAGCCAGGCGAATTAAAAAAATCTACGGCCGTGAAAGTACAGTTATATACCCCAATGTAGCCACGGAAGATTTTTTACCCGCTTATGAAAAAAAGGATTACTACGTGACCTGTTCACGATTTGTCCCCTATAAAAAAATTGACCTGATTGTACAGGCCTTTGCTCAAATGCCTGATAAAAAATTATATGTTATTGGCGAAGGACCAGATTTTAAAAAGGTGAGCAAATTAACTACTCCTAATACAATATTACTTGGCTATCAGCCTTTTGACATACTCAAAAAATACCTGGCCGATGCCAAAGCCTTTGTGTTTGCGGCCGAAGAGGACTTTGGCATTTTACCTGTTGAAGCCCAGGCCTGTGGTACTCCTGTAATTGCTTTTGGTAAAGGGGGGGCGTTGGAAAGTGTTGTAGAGAATAAAACGGGAATATTCTTCTATGAACAGTCTGCCTGGGCCATTAAAGACGCAGTGGAGCGTTTCGAGGTTAACGAATCGTTATTTAATTATAAAGAAATCGCCAGACACGCTTCTTGTTTCTCAACAGATATATTTAAAAATGAGCTACTTATCTACATTAATAATAAAATACAAAATAAAATGAAGAATAATTAG